A stretch of the Thermofilum adornatum genome encodes the following:
- a CDS encoding thiolase domain-containing protein, with amino-acid sequence MSKVYVAGIGATKIDEHWEKGIRDLMVEAALNAIKDAGIEKKEIEAIFVGNMSSGYLQGQEHLGSLLATWLGIPGVAANKVEAACASGGAAVHNAFLAVKSGVYDCVLVVGVEKLTDAITSDATDALIMAEDQEYVAFTGASFVALNAFVYKAYMKKYQAKQEDIALFAVHDHKYAANNPLAQYPKPITLEEVLKSPMVADPVRLLESAPLGDGSAALVLCSEKKLKELQNGDVLVELAGSSLSTEIFSVHDRTDLTSIGATVKASRKAFQMAGVEPKNVNVVEVHDAFTVLGVIHLEDLGFAERGSGWKLLKEGQLEKDGKIPTNTMGGLKARGHPVGATGVYQVYDVVTQLRGEAGKNQVDGAEVGLTQNVGGVGGTVAVNILKRVR; translated from the coding sequence ATGAGTAAGGTATATGTTGCAGGTATAGGGGCCACAAAAATAGATGAACACTGGGAAAAAGGAATAAGAGACTTAATGGTTGAAGCGGCTCTTAACGCTATTAAAGATGCAGGAATAGAAAAGAAAGAGATAGAGGCAATTTTTGTTGGAAACATGTCTTCGGGTTATCTGCAGGGACAAGAACATCTGGGCTCACTACTTGCAACATGGCTGGGCATACCTGGGGTCGCCGCAAACAAGGTCGAAGCTGCGTGTGCAAGCGGCGGCGCGGCTGTGCACAATGCCTTCCTCGCTGTAAAGTCCGGGGTCTATGACTGCGTCCTTGTGGTAGGTGTGGAAAAGCTGACAGATGCCATTACGAGCGATGCAACTGACGCGTTGATCATGGCAGAGGACCAGGAATACGTGGCCTTTACGGGTGCATCTTTTGTCGCGCTCAATGCGTTTGTATACAAGGCTTACATGAAGAAGTACCAAGCAAAACAGGAAGACATCGCACTTTTCGCGGTACACGACCATAAATATGCCGCCAACAATCCGCTGGCCCAGTATCCAAAGCCAATTACACTTGAAGAGGTGCTGAAGTCCCCAATGGTTGCAGACCCTGTAAGGCTGCTTGAAAGCGCCCCGCTCGGCGACGGTAGCGCGGCACTTGTCTTATGCTCCGAGAAAAAACTAAAAGAACTGCAAAACGGGGATGTATTGGTCGAGCTTGCTGGTAGCAGTCTGTCCACGGAGATCTTTAGCGTACATGACAGGACAGACCTAACAAGTATCGGTGCGACAGTTAAGGCTTCTAGGAAGGCTTTCCAGATGGCGGGCGTTGAGCCTAAAAACGTAAATGTGGTAGAGGTTCACGATGCCTTCACTGTTCTAGGAGTCATCCACCTGGAAGACCTAGGTTTCGCCGAAAGAGGGTCTGGATGGAAGCTTCTAAAGGAGGGACAACTAGAAAAAGACGGAAAGATTCCTACAAACACGATGGGTGGGCTAAAGGCGAGGGGTCACCCAGTCGGAGCGACAGGTGTATACCAAGTATACGACGTTGTTACACAGCTTAGGGGGGAGGCCGGCAAGAACCAAGTAGATGGCGCGGAGGTTGGACTGACCCAAAATGTAGGTGGTGTCGGTGGTACGGTTGCAGTTAACATTTTGAAGAGGGTGAGATAG
- a CDS encoding Zn-ribbon domain-containing OB-fold protein: MAYMRSVPRAWRERKIKYQLLGGKCKDCGKSFYPYRQICPVCGSTNVEQVKLPEKGVIEYFTIVRTPPTEFKEYAPYVLAIVKLEDGTKVLAQITDVEPNEVYEGMEVEAVFRKYREQGPNGIIEYGIKFRPVK; the protein is encoded by the coding sequence ATGGCATACATGAGAAGTGTCCCCAGAGCATGGAGGGAAAGAAAAATAAAGTACCAACTGTTAGGAGGAAAATGCAAAGACTGTGGCAAGAGTTTCTATCCCTACAGGCAGATCTGTCCAGTATGCGGATCAACAAACGTTGAACAGGTAAAGCTTCCGGAAAAAGGCGTAATTGAATACTTTACAATTGTCAGAACTCCTCCTACAGAGTTCAAGGAGTATGCCCCATACGTCTTAGCCATAGTGAAGCTAGAAGACGGCACAAAAGTTCTTGCCCAAATAACAGACGTAGAACCAAACGAGGTCTACGAGGGAATGGAGGTCGAGGCTGTATTCAGGAAATATAGGGAGCAGGGCCCAAACGGCATCATAGAATACGGAATAAAGTTTAGACCTGTAAAATAG
- a CDS encoding transcriptional regulator, with the protein MGEESTTREKILTFFLENKDREISLYELTTHLGLKPSDYKRVLDDINHVAKTIYRKTNGRLVLLMQPPICKNCGYVFKDMEKARLPSKCPVCRSERISPPIFLLTEKA; encoded by the coding sequence TTGGGAGAAGAATCCACCACACGAGAAAAAATATTGACTTTTTTCCTCGAAAACAAAGATAGAGAAATTAGTCTATACGAGCTTACTACTCACTTGGGTCTAAAACCATCAGACTACAAACGTGTGCTGGACGATATAAACCATGTGGCTAAAACTATTTACAGGAAGACCAATGGAAGGCTCGTGCTTCTAATGCAACCACCCATCTGCAAAAACTGCGGCTACGTGTTTAAGGATATGGAAAAAGCGAGATTGCCTAGTAAGTGTCCGGTTTGTAGAAGTGAAAGAATTAGTCCACCAATATTCTTACTAACAGAAAAAGCTTAG
- a CDS encoding RsmB/NOP family class I SAM-dependent RNA methyltransferase, translating to MSKKEDREEIIEGLSPRTFRASALVLEKISRWRASLEHVFNEVREEFNLSSQESRTVFYLSRIALLDVGLSIYVLERIGKHTLPLRRKSSFMVAVSLVNRYPHFEKRIEALRGGLLSNTLLRYISYDFLEKKKEEMISLPCVEKVSYKYSIPPLLSRRLVEYFGCSRAENVAVSFMRRHVWLRATGPEKIEKVVEFLSSRGIKYRRDQDFDFLFELLLPEYEPLPSIDSSIGVYQDKASIATVAELTGELSDMELFIDAAAAPFMKTSLLCGSPTGPKEIIAIDVSPGRIRDSMHNLRQCMSPTHVVCADARIFSIRIGKSFDGALVDAPCTNSGALGADPGLRLSLWNLNTEEVIKYSARQSSILLNVLAMLKRGKKLVYSTCSLLPEEGEEVVARILSEKKAELLRPKLFFEPGYPKYDFAKNVTRLFPEKQRSEAFFISVMKKA from the coding sequence ATGTCCAAGAAAGAAGATAGAGAAGAGATTATCGAGGGTTTGAGCCCTAGAACTTTCCGTGCAAGTGCACTTGTACTCGAGAAAATATCGAGGTGGAGGGCATCTCTAGAACATGTTTTCAACGAGGTACGTGAAGAATTTAATTTGTCTTCACAGGAGTCCAGGACAGTTTTTTATCTGTCCAGAATAGCATTGCTGGATGTCGGGCTATCCATCTATGTCTTAGAGAGAATAGGCAAACATACTCTTCCTCTCCGCCGCAAAAGCTCTTTCATGGTTGCCGTCTCCCTTGTTAATCGCTACCCCCACTTCGAGAAGAGAATAGAGGCATTGAGAGGTGGACTTCTCAGCAATACACTCCTCAGGTATATTTCTTATGATTTCCTTGAGAAAAAGAAAGAGGAAATGATAAGTCTTCCTTGCGTCGAAAAAGTATCGTATAAATACTCTATTCCCCCACTGTTGTCTAGACGCCTTGTTGAATACTTTGGCTGTAGCCGGGCTGAAAATGTTGCTGTCTCATTTATGCGTAGACATGTTTGGCTACGTGCAACCGGCCCCGAGAAAATTGAGAAGGTCGTAGAATTCTTGTCTTCAAGAGGCATAAAGTATAGAAGGGATCAAGATTTCGACTTTCTATTTGAACTCTTGTTGCCGGAATACGAGCCTCTGCCCAGCATAGACAGCTCGATAGGAGTATACCAGGATAAAGCCAGCATAGCCACTGTGGCCGAGCTTACAGGCGAACTCTCCGACATGGAGCTGTTTATTGATGCCGCCGCTGCTCCCTTCATGAAGACCTCGCTTCTATGTGGTTCCCCGACGGGTCCAAAAGAAATAATAGCTATTGATGTTTCCCCGGGCCGTATAAGGGACTCAATGCACAACCTTAGACAATGTATGTCCCCTACACATGTTGTGTGCGCAGACGCCAGAATTTTTTCCATACGTATAGGAAAGAGTTTCGATGGGGCCCTCGTTGACGCTCCGTGTACAAATAGTGGTGCACTGGGAGCAGACCCTGGTCTGCGTCTTTCTCTCTGGAACCTCAACACAGAAGAGGTTATAAAGTATTCTGCAAGGCAATCATCTATCCTGTTAAATGTTTTAGCAATGCTTAAACGCGGGAAGAAACTTGTGTATTCTACTTGTTCTCTTTTGCCCGAAGAAGGCGAAGAGGTTGTTGCAAGGATCCTGTCCGAGAAAAAGGCGGAACTTCTACGTCCAAAGCTGTTTTTCGAGCCCGGGTATCCAAAGTACGATTTCGCCAAGAATGTCACGAGGCTTTTTCCCGAGAAACAGAGGTCAGAGGCCTTCTTTATTTCTGTGATGAAGAAAGCCTAA
- a CDS encoding DUF7347 domain-containing protein — MSNEEASQNIGQEVVFEILSNPVKRSILRILGERGEVSFTELKTELKTSTGNLYYNLDGMAGFVTKNEKRKYMLTEKGLKLYRFMIDEDARVRSMLMEKKGFLAYIEKYVLPVLVPENIVAVLYNEKTLSLIVLVAAFLGGLVSSVATYRAIFMLDQLFLPASMQLLGIAIYLIGVAMLVGVIELAQRILGGHTKWSLEYIAAVFVATLPLSLFNLLESLLPLDVFILNILFRIIQISAMGLLTATLSVFRGLPKDRAFICVFGAYYSSFMLSLGLQRMLP, encoded by the coding sequence ATGAGCAATGAGGAAGCTTCACAGAACATTGGCCAAGAAGTAGTATTCGAGATACTTAGCAACCCAGTTAAAAGGTCAATACTCAGGATTCTAGGTGAAAGGGGCGAGGTATCTTTTACCGAGCTAAAGACAGAGCTAAAAACCAGCACTGGCAACCTTTATTACAACCTGGACGGCATGGCGGGCTTCGTTACTAAAAACGAGAAACGCAAATACATGTTGACTGAGAAGGGGCTAAAACTGTACAGGTTTATGATCGACGAGGATGCACGTGTCCGCTCAATGCTAATGGAAAAGAAGGGTTTCCTTGCCTACATTGAGAAATATGTTTTACCCGTTCTCGTTCCCGAAAACATAGTTGCCGTTCTCTATAATGAAAAAACCCTAAGCCTCATAGTGCTGGTTGCGGCTTTTCTGGGAGGCCTCGTTTCGTCTGTGGCAACATATCGTGCAATATTCATGCTCGACCAGCTTTTTCTACCAGCTTCGATGCAACTGCTAGGCATAGCCATATATCTCATCGGAGTCGCCATGCTTGTCGGGGTAATCGAGCTTGCCCAACGCATCCTTGGTGGACACACCAAGTGGAGTCTAGAATACATAGCGGCAGTTTTTGTAGCCACACTGCCCCTGTCCCTCTTTAACCTGCTGGAATCATTGTTGCCATTGGACGTTTTTATTCTGAACATACTCTTCAGGATTATACAAATTTCTGCTATGGGCTTGCTAACAGCCACCCTTTCAGTCTTCAGGGGACTACCAAAGGACAGAGCATTCATATGCGTATTTGGCGCTTACTATAGTAGCTTCATGCTTTCGCTCGGACTGCAGAGGATGCTACCTTAG
- a CDS encoding phosphoglycerate kinase, whose translation MIEGLNIKTLDDVNVSNKTVGVRVDFNSPIDPATKKILDDTRIRAHAETTLKELVEKKAKVVVISHQGRKGDPDFASLSEHASILAKFLPAKVKFVDSIFDEKAINEIKGLKPGEVLVLENVRMWDGETKSASPEDHAKTPLVQSLAPLFDVYVVDAFSAAHRPHASLVGFAPVVKHFVAGRVMERELRALYKVRNNPERPCIYVIGGAKAEDTAEIISNVLGNNIADKILTGGLAANLLLHAAGKNIGELNVKILEEKGFLELEPELQKLLKQYPGRIVLPIDLAVESDGKRVDVPVDNVPNLPIKDIGVKTAQEYSKIIKESRTVVMNGPMGIFEDEKFSLGTKLVFEAMAASKAFTLIGGGHTIASASKLGYLDKISHVSTGGGALIEYLIKGTLPVIEVLKQYSK comes from the coding sequence ATGATTGAAGGATTAAACATCAAGACACTGGACGATGTGAATGTTTCTAACAAAACTGTCGGCGTACGTGTAGACTTCAACTCGCCAATTGATCCAGCTACGAAAAAGATCCTTGACGACACAAGGATACGTGCACACGCGGAAACAACACTAAAGGAGCTAGTCGAGAAAAAAGCAAAAGTGGTGGTTATATCTCACCAGGGAAGAAAAGGTGACCCAGACTTTGCGAGCCTAAGCGAACATGCCAGCATACTTGCCAAGTTCTTACCGGCAAAGGTAAAATTCGTAGACTCAATATTCGACGAGAAAGCAATAAACGAGATTAAGGGTCTAAAGCCAGGAGAAGTCCTCGTCCTCGAAAATGTAAGAATGTGGGACGGAGAAACGAAGAGCGCCTCTCCCGAGGATCATGCAAAAACACCGCTGGTACAGAGCCTGGCCCCACTATTTGACGTCTACGTTGTAGACGCTTTTTCAGCTGCACACAGGCCACACGCCTCCCTAGTCGGATTCGCGCCCGTCGTAAAACACTTCGTTGCCGGAAGGGTCATGGAAAGAGAACTGAGGGCACTCTACAAGGTAAGGAACAACCCTGAAAGACCATGCATATACGTTATAGGAGGCGCGAAGGCAGAAGACACGGCAGAAATAATTTCAAATGTTCTCGGAAACAATATTGCCGACAAGATCCTGACAGGCGGACTAGCAGCAAACCTGTTGCTCCACGCGGCCGGCAAAAACATTGGAGAACTAAACGTCAAGATACTAGAAGAGAAAGGCTTCTTAGAGCTGGAGCCCGAGCTACAGAAGCTTCTCAAACAGTACCCCGGAAGAATAGTATTACCAATAGATCTCGCAGTCGAGTCCGACGGGAAGAGGGTTGACGTTCCAGTTGACAATGTTCCCAATCTACCAATAAAAGACATAGGAGTGAAGACAGCACAGGAATATTCTAAGATCATAAAGGAGTCTAGGACAGTCGTAATGAACGGGCCGATGGGAATCTTCGAGGATGAAAAGTTTAGCCTTGGAACAAAACTGGTTTTCGAGGCCATGGCGGCGTCAAAAGCCTTTACACTCATTGGTGGTGGTCACACAATTGCAAGTGCATCAAAGCTCGGATACTTGGACAAGATTTCACACGTGAGTACTGGTGGCGGAGCCCTTATCGAGTACCTCATAAAGGGAACACTACCCGTGATCGAAGTCCTAAAGCAATACTCGAAATAA
- a CDS encoding proteasome assembly chaperone family protein, translated as MNRQEWVFSTKEPIPKGSIFIVGLPDVGLVGPISTSHLVKQWDLHEIGYLDSEMIAPVILYHEEKPLLPVRLYGGYKKNDYIVVLHSDIAIPPEAISSLATTLIDTAKTNMASKVILLGGIAVPNRLNIDTPKTYAATIDSESLSAAKNAGIEALKEGFIAGIYAQLLKEGLKKNYSVIALLAECFLNYPDPGASASALQALSKLTGHDVDVKALLEQEEEIRVKMREMMKRTMETMQKAGKEYEYTIPALYV; from the coding sequence ATGAATAGACAGGAATGGGTCTTCTCCACAAAAGAGCCGATACCAAAAGGCTCCATTTTCATTGTCGGGCTTCCAGACGTTGGTCTCGTAGGTCCAATATCTACGTCCCACCTCGTCAAGCAGTGGGACTTACACGAAATAGGCTACCTAGACTCCGAAATGATTGCGCCCGTCATACTATACCACGAAGAAAAACCACTATTGCCAGTCAGGCTTTACGGCGGTTACAAGAAAAACGACTACATTGTGGTTCTACACTCAGACATAGCTATACCACCCGAGGCTATAAGTAGCCTGGCAACCACGCTAATCGACACGGCGAAAACAAACATGGCAAGCAAAGTAATCTTGCTTGGAGGAATCGCCGTTCCAAACAGGCTAAACATAGACACCCCGAAAACCTACGCCGCAACAATAGACTCAGAGTCTCTTAGCGCCGCAAAGAATGCAGGCATAGAGGCCCTAAAAGAGGGCTTCATCGCCGGCATATACGCCCAGCTCCTAAAAGAGGGCCTAAAGAAAAACTACAGCGTAATAGCCCTGCTTGCTGAGTGCTTCCTAAACTACCCAGACCCAGGAGCATCTGCCTCGGCCCTACAAGCCCTATCAAAGCTTACTGGTCACGACGTGGACGTAAAAGCTCTTCTCGAACAAGAGGAAGAAATAAGGGTAAAAATGCGCGAAATGATGAAAAGAACAATGGAGACAATGCAGAAAGCCGGAAAAGAATACGAGTACACCATTCCAGCTCTCTATGTGTAG
- a CDS encoding Hsp20/alpha crystallin family protein, translated as MEEWIRNEIEQFFKEIRKMREEMAKLEQEFFKPTPIEEKLQVPLYEVKRYSDKLVVCADLAGVKRKEDINVTVEGGTLKIEAILHRPISFEGFTLLREPITKYRLEVPIPDNADTDNIKASFKKGILEVEIPLKIRRVKVNVE; from the coding sequence ATGGAGGAATGGATCAGGAACGAAATCGAACAATTCTTTAAAGAAATAAGAAAAATGCGCGAAGAAATGGCAAAACTGGAACAAGAGTTCTTCAAGCCTACCCCCATAGAAGAAAAGCTCCAAGTCCCACTCTACGAGGTCAAGAGGTACTCAGACAAGCTAGTGGTCTGTGCTGACCTCGCAGGGGTTAAACGCAAGGAAGACATAAACGTCACAGTGGAAGGCGGCACGCTCAAAATAGAGGCAATACTACACAGACCAATAAGCTTCGAAGGCTTTACACTACTACGTGAACCAATAACAAAATACAGGCTGGAAGTACCCATACCAGACAATGCAGACACAGACAACATAAAAGCATCCTTCAAGAAAGGCATCCTAGAAGTAGAAATACCGCTCAAAATACGCCGAGTAAAGGTCAACGTAGAATAA